ACAGGACGCGCAGGTGTGTGGCGCGCGCTAGTGCCGGAAGTGCACGAAGATGCGCCCGAAGTTCTTGTCGTCTTTCTCGATGCGGTGATAGAGGGCGCGGATGTGCTTCTGATCGAGGAAGCGCAGGACTTTCTTCTTGAGCGCGCCGCTGCCCTTGCCGGGAATGATTTCGACCAGTTCGATCTTCTTCTCGACGGCTTCGCGGACGATCCGCTGAAGTTCCGCATCGATCTTGTCGCCTTTGTTGTATAACTCGTGCAGGTCGAGCTTTAGTTTCGCCATCGGTATCTCTCGATTGCCGGGTCTGTCCGGCGATGTGGCTGGCGCTATTCTTCGCCGCCGGCGATTTCAAATACGATTTTCACGCCTTTGACGCGCACCTTCTTCTGGTCGACATAGGCGGCCACCAGGCGGCGGT
This DNA window, taken from Candidatus Flexicrinis proximus, encodes the following:
- a CDS encoding Smr/MutS family protein, with product MAKLKLDLHELYNKGDKIDAELQRIVREAVEKKIELVEIIPGKGSGALKKKVLRFLDQKHIRALYHRIEKDDKNFGRIFVHFRH